A stretch of the Saprospiraceae bacterium genome encodes the following:
- a CDS encoding gliding motility-associated C-terminal domain-containing protein, with protein sequence MRYNLFVILAFFCLFKVFGQSQKELPIPLKSLLGGGGCCCGQFSEIFFPNLDFETGPLPSPGTFFVYSAGQNFGGWTVTRATIDHCDAGVGNLGAGNPNGASFFVDLHGSPGLGGISYDLFGLTPGNQYRIDFWTAQNGGGFSSLGNLKIAGGAWLDVSWTVSVSGAVSWRKESYMFMAMAANATMEFSSTGPIPYQGTLIDDIHIFECPGDQELPVVNNPQDDLEVECDKEVPKAPTLSVSDNCDPNPIVTFVETKQVIDACSKRITRNWTIKDNCGNINYEEQIIDVIDRNPPQFTKLPETKTVFCDKDVVKEFNDWIKKNGNALATDACGPVSWRTNYDHPPSKHCDTILVEFIAIDHCGQENLEYAPFIVRDTLAPKFIIKAQNKNLVCVSGIRDSLRNWLASYGYSSNQSDCDTIIKSSNFNGDSSRNPLTLTFYARDACGNVDSSKASFSYRNNSDTFRIIQYSCNFSGNQMDTAVFSSKGCDSVVITQKIKQLADTTYIDQFSCDPRANTHDTVRLLNVNGCDSLIFYLTEIKPLDTTRLQVFDCNFPVFTIDTTQLQGQFCDSVIITEKIPLIKDSIQIKQTTCDSLTAGVKIFQLINRFGCDSIVRIQTDFTGIISNHITKMECGLSNNYVDTLTFSTASCDSLVITQHIALKIDTTYTTNTSCDLLKAGVDTIIYQTSTCDSISILTTVFLPSDTTRIILTTCNLNNVGIDTSIFSTTTCDSLVIVNTQFIPSDTTRITQTSCDIKQVGVDTLLFNTAPCDSLVIVTTQFIPSDTSYISRNSCDVNLIGIDTLVYATSQCDSIVFLQTNWIPSDTIQQTQKSCLPANAGIDTVFLLNEFGCDSIIVTNTLYEPLRVQFKLDSISCFDKEDGRIEILNSQDFQSPYKVFFDGQIFGNQDRVDQLKPGQHQLYVIDNQGCVTDSISFNLENPAAFITELGNDLEVEKGSLVKLELQTNRNWQHISWNPSFLVGCFDCNPVQFQVQNEQWIYSLAVDERNCESLDSVLIRVKEPAKVFVPNGFSPNGDNINDYFYIQGDPTAIVELFQIFDRWGNLVFEKTNSPVNDPVSGWDGSYKSEKMNPAVFIYVARIKFSNQVLVELKGDLSLIR encoded by the coding sequence ATGCGGTACAACCTATTCGTAATTCTTGCTTTCTTTTGTCTTTTTAAGGTATTTGGGCAATCCCAAAAGGAGCTGCCGATTCCACTAAAAAGTCTTTTAGGAGGCGGTGGCTGTTGCTGTGGACAATTTTCAGAGATTTTTTTTCCAAACCTCGATTTTGAAACAGGCCCTCTTCCCTCACCTGGTACTTTTTTTGTTTATAGCGCCGGTCAGAATTTTGGCGGGTGGACGGTGACTCGTGCTACCATTGACCATTGTGATGCCGGAGTTGGTAATTTAGGAGCCGGAAATCCAAATGGGGCGAGTTTTTTTGTAGACCTGCACGGATCCCCCGGATTGGGTGGTATCTCCTACGATTTATTTGGCTTGACTCCCGGAAACCAATATCGCATTGATTTTTGGACCGCACAAAATGGAGGTGGTTTTTCATCGCTCGGTAATTTAAAGATTGCCGGAGGTGCCTGGTTGGATGTAAGTTGGACCGTTTCTGTTTCGGGAGCTGTATCCTGGCGCAAAGAATCCTACATGTTTATGGCCATGGCGGCTAATGCTACAATGGAATTTAGCAGTACGGGGCCTATCCCATACCAAGGGACCTTGATAGACGACATCCATATTTTTGAGTGTCCGGGTGATCAGGAACTACCGGTAGTAAATAACCCTCAGGATGATCTGGAAGTGGAATGTGATAAAGAGGTTCCTAAAGCACCGACCCTTTCTGTAAGCGATAATTGCGATCCCAACCCAATAGTAACTTTTGTTGAAACCAAACAAGTAATTGACGCCTGTTCTAAAAGAATTACCAGAAATTGGACCATAAAAGACAATTGCGGTAACATCAATTATGAAGAACAAATAATAGATGTCATCGATCGAAATCCACCGCAGTTTACTAAGTTGCCCGAAACCAAAACGGTATTCTGCGATAAAGATGTTGTCAAGGAATTTAATGACTGGATCAAAAAGAATGGAAATGCTTTGGCAACAGATGCCTGTGGTCCGGTTAGCTGGAGAACAAATTACGATCATCCTCCTTCCAAACATTGTGATACCATTCTGGTGGAGTTTATAGCAATTGATCATTGCGGACAAGAAAATTTGGAATATGCTCCCTTTATTGTTCGTGATACCCTTGCTCCTAAATTTATCATTAAAGCACAAAACAAAAACCTGGTTTGTGTATCAGGTATACGAGATTCTTTACGAAACTGGTTGGCCAGCTATGGATATTCATCCAATCAATCAGATTGCGATACCATAATTAAGAGTTCAAATTTTAATGGAGATTCTTCTCGCAATCCTTTGACACTTACCTTTTATGCAAGAGATGCTTGTGGAAATGTCGATAGCAGCAAAGCAAGTTTTAGCTACCGAAACAACAGCGATACGTTTCGTATCATACAATATTCTTGCAATTTTTCGGGAAATCAAATGGATACCGCTGTTTTTAGTTCTAAGGGTTGCGACAGTGTAGTAATTACACAAAAAATAAAACAACTTGCTGATACGACATATATCGATCAATTTAGTTGTGATCCTCGTGCAAACACACATGATACGGTTCGCTTATTAAATGTGAATGGTTGCGACTCGTTGATTTTTTACTTAACAGAAATTAAACCTTTAGATACTACACGTCTTCAAGTATTTGATTGCAATTTTCCTGTTTTTACTATTGATACAACACAACTTCAAGGTCAATTTTGTGATTCGGTTATTATAACTGAAAAGATTCCATTAATAAAAGATAGTATCCAAATAAAACAAACTACCTGTGACAGTCTTACCGCAGGAGTTAAAATTTTTCAGTTGATCAATCGATTTGGCTGCGACAGCATTGTAAGGATCCAGACTGATTTTACCGGAATTATTAGCAATCATATTACTAAAATGGAATGCGGCTTGTCCAATAATTATGTAGATACCTTAACGTTTTCAACAGCATCTTGCGATAGTTTAGTGATCACGCAACACATTGCCTTGAAAATAGATACTACCTATACTACAAACACAAGTTGCGATTTATTAAAAGCCGGAGTAGATACAATAATATATCAAACCAGTACTTGCGACAGTATTTCAATTTTAACCACCGTATTTCTGCCTTCAGATACCACCCGGATTATTTTAACTACTTGTAATTTAAATAATGTAGGTATAGATACAAGTATTTTTAGTACCACTACCTGTGATAGTCTTGTTATTGTCAATACGCAGTTTATCCCTTCTGATACAACCCGAATAACACAAACAAGCTGTGATATTAAACAAGTTGGAGTGGATACCCTACTTTTTAATACAGCACCCTGTGATAGCCTGGTTATTGTAACTACTCAATTCATTCCTTCAGATACCAGTTATATAAGTCGGAATAGTTGTGATGTAAACTTAATAGGCATAGATACATTAGTGTATGCAACAAGCCAGTGTGATAGCATCGTCTTTTTACAAACAAATTGGATTCCTTCTGATACCATTCAACAAACTCAAAAATCCTGCTTGCCTGCAAATGCAGGAATTGATACCGTGTTTTTATTGAATGAATTTGGTTGCGATAGCATCATCGTAACGAATACTTTGTATGAGCCCTTGCGAGTCCAATTTAAATTGGATTCAATCAGTTGCTTTGACAAAGAAGATGGTCGTATTGAGATTTTAAATTCCCAAGACTTTCAATCACCGTATAAAGTATTCTTTGATGGTCAAATTTTCGGCAATCAGGATCGGGTGGATCAATTGAAGCCTGGTCAACACCAATTATATGTAATAGACAATCAAGGTTGTGTAACCGATTCTATTTCTTTTAATTTAGAAAACCCGGCAGCATTTATAACTGAACTTGGCAACGATTTGGAAGTTGAAAAAGGCAGTTTGGTAAAATTGGAATTACAAACAAATCGCAATTGGCAACACATTAGCTGGAATCCTTCATTCCTTGTTGGATGCTTTGATTGCAATCCGGTACAATTTCAAGTACAAAACGAACAATGGATTTACAGCTTGGCAGTAGATGAACGAAATTGCGAAAGTTTGGATTCTGTATTAATCCGTGTTAAAGAACCCGCAAAAGTTTTTGTTCCAAATGGATTTTCTCCAAATGGCGACAACATCAACGATTATTTTTATATCCAGGGTGACCCAACTGCCATCGTAGAGTTGTTTCAAATTTTTGATCGTTGGGGCAATTTGGTTTTTGAAAAAACAAATAGTCCAGTTAATGATCCAGTTTCAGGCTGGGACGGAAGTTATAAATCCGAAAAAATGAATCCGGCAGTTTTTATTTATGTTGCAAGAATAAAATTCAGCAATCAAGTTTTAGTTGAATTAAAAGGTGATCTCAGTTTAATTAGATGA